The sequence ATTACCCCACCAAATTGCATTTCGCCTTTTTTGGTTTTTACCACTTTTCGCTGATTTGCTACAATTCCGACAGCCCAACCATCAATTCTGGCATAACCAGTAATCAAGGATTGACCGTAGCCTTCCTTATAAGCTTCAAACTCTGAATTGTCGACTAAACGTTTGATGATTTCCATCATATCGTATTGTTCAGTGCGAGCTTTTGGCAGGATTCCGTAAATATCACGTGGATCTAAAGCAGGCTTTTCGGCTTTGATTCGGCTATAGCCCGCTTTGTCAAAATCACCGATTTTATCAACGATATTTTTGATTTTGTCTAAAGCATCTTTGTCATCTTTAGCTTTGTAATCAGTCACTCCAGAGATTTCGCAATGTGTTGTGGCACCTCCCAAAGTTTCGTTGTCAATACTTTCGCCAATGGCAGCTTTTACCAAATAACTTCCCGCCAGAAAGATACTTCCGGTTTTATCGACAATTAAAGCCTCGTCGCTCATAATAGGCAAGTAAGCACCACCCGCAACACAACTTCCCATAACGGCGGCGATTTGGGTAATTCCCATACTACTCATTTGGGCATTATTTCTAAAAATGCGCCCAAAATGTTCTTTATCCGGGAAAATTTCATCTTGCATTGGCAGATAAACTCCTGCGCTGTCTACAAGATAAATAATTGGAAGCCTGTTTTCTATTGCGATTTCTTGTGCGCGAAGGTTTTTCTTTCCAGTAATAGGAAACCAAGCTCCAGCTTTTACCGTTGCATCATTGGCAACAACTATGCATTGCTTTCCTTTTATATAGCCAATTTTCACTACAACGCCGC comes from Flavobacterium sp. KACC 22761 and encodes:
- a CDS encoding acyl-CoA carboxylase subunit beta; protein product: MDLNFNKNEDHNKLLLSELKQKFAKVKLGGGEKRIAKLHSEGKMTARERIAYLLDENSENIEIGGFAGEGMYKEHGGCPSGGVVVKIGYIKGKQCIVVANDATVKAGAWFPITGKKNLRAQEIAIENRLPIIYLVDSAGVYLPMQDEIFPDKEHFGRIFRNNAQMSSMGITQIAAVMGSCVAGGAYLPIMSDEALIVDKTGSIFLAGSYLVKAAIGESIDNETLGGATTHCEISGVTDYKAKDDKDALDKIKNIVDKIGDFDKAGYSRIKAEKPALDPRDIYGILPKARTEQYDMMEIIKRLVDNSEFEAYKEGYGQSLITGYARIDGWAVGIVANQRKVVKTKKGEMQFGGVIYSDSADKATRFIANCNQKKIPLVFLQDVTGFMVGSKSEHGGIIKDGAKMVNAVSNSVVPKFTVIVGNSYGAGNYAMCGKAYDPRLIFAWPSAELAVMGGTQAAKVLAQIEASSLKAKGEIVDEAKEAELFNKIKAKYDEQVSPYYAASRLWTDAIIDPLDTRKWISMGIEAANHAPIQKPFNLGVIQV